A window from Longibacter salinarum encodes these proteins:
- a CDS encoding adenosylhomocysteinase: protein MDHKEGAYKVKDLGLAEKGRKRIEWAESRMPVLMKLREEYSKTKPFDGYKIAGCLHVTKETAVLVETLAACGADVAWSGCNPLSTNDEVAAALAKNGMAEIYAWHGQSTEDFYWSIDKTIQPKAPHLTLDDGADLIFRVHSEYPEMAETIIGGSEETTTGVHRLRAMDNDGKLLYPVFAVNDAETKWDFDNVYGTGQSTIDGILRASSVMLAGKNFVVAGYGHCSRGVAMRAKGMGANVIVTEVKPTAALKATLDGHRVMTMDEAAEIGDIFVTATGMKDVIRGRHFLKMKDGAIVSNTGHYDVELNLKELAELSVDAREVRDNNREYTMENGKKIYILADGRLVNLAAAEGHPSEVMDMSFANQFQAHLALVQKHEAGEPLGPHVIDLPESLDQEIARIKLETMGIEIDSLTDEQVAYATDYSAGT, encoded by the coding sequence ATGGATCACAAGGAAGGGGCGTACAAGGTCAAGGACCTTGGTCTGGCTGAAAAGGGCCGCAAGCGAATCGAATGGGCCGAGAGCCGGATGCCGGTTCTCATGAAACTGCGCGAGGAGTACTCGAAAACGAAGCCGTTCGACGGCTACAAGATCGCAGGATGCCTGCACGTGACGAAGGAAACGGCCGTGCTGGTCGAGACGCTCGCCGCGTGTGGTGCGGATGTGGCGTGGAGTGGTTGCAATCCGCTCTCGACCAACGACGAGGTCGCCGCTGCTCTCGCGAAGAACGGCATGGCCGAGATCTACGCATGGCACGGCCAGAGCACGGAAGACTTCTACTGGAGCATCGACAAGACCATCCAGCCGAAGGCTCCGCACCTGACGCTCGATGATGGCGCCGACCTGATCTTCCGCGTCCACTCCGAATACCCGGAGATGGCGGAAACGATCATCGGTGGTTCGGAGGAGACGACCACGGGCGTCCACCGTCTGCGTGCGATGGACAACGACGGCAAGCTGCTGTATCCGGTGTTCGCAGTGAACGATGCCGAGACCAAGTGGGACTTTGACAACGTGTACGGCACGGGTCAGTCCACCATCGACGGCATCCTGCGCGCCTCGAGCGTCATGCTCGCCGGAAAGAACTTCGTCGTCGCTGGCTACGGCCACTGCAGCCGTGGTGTCGCGATGCGAGCGAAAGGCATGGGCGCTAACGTGATCGTGACGGAGGTCAAGCCGACCGCTGCGCTCAAGGCAACGCTCGACGGCCACCGCGTGATGACGATGGATGAGGCCGCTGAGATCGGCGACATCTTCGTGACCGCGACCGGCATGAAGGACGTGATCCGCGGACGCCACTTCCTCAAGATGAAGGATGGCGCGATCGTGTCCAACACGGGGCACTACGACGTGGAGCTGAACCTCAAGGAACTCGCCGAGCTGTCGGTCGACGCCCGCGAGGTCCGCGACAACAATCGCGAGTACACCATGGAGAACGGCAAGAAGATCTACATCCTTGCTGATGGTCGCCTCGTGAACCTCGCTGCTGCAGAAGGCCACCCGAGCGAGGTCATGGACATGAGCTTTGCCAACCAGTTCCAGGCCCATCTCGCCCTCGTGCAGAAGCACGAAGCCGGCGAGCCGCTCGGCCCGCACGTGATTGACCTGCCGGAGTCGCTCGACCAGGAGATCGCGCGCATCAAGCTCGAGACGATGGGCATCGAGATCGACTCGCTCACCGATGAGCAGGTTGCCTACGCCACCGATTACTCGGCCGGCACCTGA
- the rpoN gene encoding RNA polymerase factor sigma-54 has translation MLELHQKQELQQKLSPQQIQYIKLLQLNTLDLEMRIKEELEENPLLEEGLDEEEKREEEQIDATEAEMENELETEDEDEFDVEDLLNSSDDLYGYKANPNYSEDDDDRERPMRSSTTLAEQLKNQMSFLNMSETDEMVAEQIIGSIDEDGYLRRDPESIIDDILFNQGIELEVEDVEEVLLQVQSMDPAGIAARDLQECLLLQLYRMPDDVDGRNTAIEMLEDHYKAFTMKHFGKLKKRLGVDDRELKTAFDLIQQRLDPKPGEGQFSEETNYITPDFTVRYVDGEFIITLNGRNAPDLHISRHYRKMLEKLRAQKKREKKKKKKAKASGNKKDIDKETKQFLKNKFDSARWFINSINQRRHTMTLVMDAIVQLQEDFFRYGEGNLKPMILQDIAEIIDMDISTVSRVVNGKYVQSEFGVYELKYFFSEGLETVDGDEVSNKEVKAVLQQIVDAEDKTSPYSDQKLADKLEEKGFKIARRTVSKYRKHLSIPVARLRKQIVLDEDGEQEPEQEPEGVEA, from the coding sequence ATGCTTGAACTCCATCAGAAACAAGAGCTTCAACAAAAGCTTTCGCCGCAGCAGATTCAGTACATCAAGCTGCTGCAGCTCAACACCCTTGATTTAGAAATGCGAATCAAGGAGGAGCTGGAGGAGAACCCGCTGCTGGAGGAGGGCCTCGACGAGGAGGAAAAGCGGGAGGAGGAGCAGATCGATGCCACGGAGGCAGAGATGGAGAATGAACTTGAGACGGAGGACGAGGACGAGTTCGACGTCGAGGATCTTCTCAACAGTAGTGACGACCTCTACGGCTACAAGGCCAATCCGAACTACAGCGAGGACGATGACGACCGGGAGCGGCCGATGCGGTCCAGCACGACCCTGGCCGAACAGCTCAAGAATCAGATGAGCTTCCTGAACATGTCCGAGACCGATGAAATGGTCGCGGAGCAGATCATCGGATCGATTGATGAAGATGGCTATCTCCGCCGTGACCCAGAGTCGATCATCGATGACATCCTGTTCAATCAGGGCATTGAGCTGGAGGTTGAGGATGTCGAAGAGGTGCTCCTCCAGGTGCAATCGATGGATCCGGCGGGCATTGCCGCGCGCGACCTTCAAGAGTGCCTCCTGCTACAGCTCTATCGGATGCCGGACGATGTGGATGGTCGCAACACGGCGATCGAAATGCTGGAGGATCACTACAAGGCATTCACGATGAAGCACTTCGGCAAGCTGAAGAAGCGTCTCGGAGTAGACGATCGTGAACTCAAAACAGCGTTCGATCTGATACAGCAACGTCTCGATCCGAAGCCGGGCGAGGGACAGTTTTCCGAGGAGACCAACTACATTACGCCGGATTTTACGGTTCGGTACGTGGATGGAGAGTTCATCATCACCCTGAACGGCCGAAACGCGCCCGACCTTCACATCTCGCGTCATTACCGCAAGATGCTGGAGAAGCTTCGGGCTCAGAAGAAGCGGGAGAAGAAGAAAAAGAAGAAGGCGAAGGCCAGCGGCAACAAAAAAGACATCGACAAGGAGACGAAGCAGTTTCTGAAGAACAAGTTCGACTCCGCTCGTTGGTTCATCAATTCGATTAACCAGCGCCGGCACACGATGACGCTGGTGATGGATGCCATTGTCCAACTGCAAGAGGACTTCTTCAGGTATGGCGAGGGCAACCTGAAGCCGATGATTCTGCAGGACATTGCGGAGATCATCGACATGGACATTTCGACCGTCAGCCGTGTCGTGAACGGCAAGTACGTGCAGTCGGAGTTCGGAGTCTACGAACTCAAGTACTTTTTCTCGGAAGGTCTGGAGACGGTTGACGGAGATGAGGTGTCGAACAAGGAGGTGAAGGCGGTGCTACAGCAAATTGTCGACGCGGAGGACAAGACGTCCCCATACTCCGACCAGAAGCTCGCCGACAAGCTGGAAGAGAAAGGTTTCAAAATCGCTCGCCGTACGGTGTCGAAGTACCGCAAGCATTTGAGCATCCCGGTAGCGCGCCTCCGGAAGCAGATCGTGCTCGATGAGGACGGGGAACAGGAGCCGGAGCAAGAGCCAGAGGGAGTTGAGGCGTAG
- a CDS encoding aminotransferase class V-fold PLP-dependent enzyme: MDSTVRTHIDPLGTLAERHRRLEALRTAFSGLNTTYPLADGSTSKRTYLDSAASNLRLSVAEDIVQQAMAHYANTHSQLHFGARIMTEVYHRSHDIVADFVGADDDDTVIFCGNGVTGGLNRMARVLTEQRPDRDVVITTMMEHHANDLPHRKHAGEVVHVPLEHDTNGEAGRVDMDALQEAIDAHADRLNYVAVTAASNVTGIVNPIHNIARMAHAVGALCVVDAAQSAAHVPLSMQGNDPEERIDVLCMSGHKIYAPGSPGVIVARKDLFAGLEPQEVGGGIVEFVDTERYVVTDDLPEREETGTPNLPGAFLLAATLYLLGRIGMDLVAEDERELTQYALTKFEAIEGLHIYGSHRLEVAERIGVVTFNLEGLPHGLVTAILNDYYGIAVRNECFCAQPFVRQLLGISDERGVAPADCTDTCGPEDAAAGDGAPPREQPGMVRISFGLYNTKEDVDRAADALRSIIDRADEFRNMYEPVGDGSGDWVHREFSFDPDDTFSIEGAVDRWLESA; the protein is encoded by the coding sequence ATGGATTCCACGGTCCGAACGCACATCGACCCGCTCGGGACACTGGCCGAGCGCCACCGCCGTCTGGAGGCTCTCCGTACGGCCTTTTCCGGGCTCAACACGACCTACCCATTGGCGGATGGCTCGACATCGAAACGCACGTATCTCGACAGCGCCGCGTCGAATCTGCGGCTGTCGGTCGCCGAGGACATCGTGCAGCAGGCGATGGCCCACTACGCGAATACGCATTCGCAGCTTCACTTCGGTGCGCGAATTATGACGGAGGTTTACCACCGAAGTCATGACATCGTGGCTGATTTCGTCGGGGCGGACGACGATGACACGGTCATTTTCTGCGGGAACGGTGTCACCGGTGGGTTGAACCGCATGGCGCGCGTACTGACCGAACAGCGTCCGGATCGCGACGTGGTGATCACGACGATGATGGAGCATCACGCAAACGACCTACCGCACCGAAAGCACGCGGGCGAGGTCGTTCACGTGCCGCTGGAGCACGACACCAATGGGGAGGCGGGCCGCGTCGACATGGACGCCCTGCAGGAGGCCATCGATGCCCACGCGGATCGGCTGAACTACGTCGCGGTAACTGCTGCGTCGAACGTGACCGGGATCGTGAATCCGATTCACAACATCGCTCGAATGGCGCACGCTGTCGGCGCGCTCTGCGTGGTGGACGCCGCGCAGTCGGCCGCTCACGTCCCGCTCTCGATGCAGGGCAACGATCCTGAAGAACGGATCGACGTGCTCTGCATGAGCGGACACAAGATTTACGCGCCGGGAAGTCCGGGCGTTATTGTCGCGCGGAAGGATCTGTTTGCTGGACTTGAGCCTCAGGAGGTGGGCGGAGGCATCGTGGAGTTCGTCGATACGGAGCGCTACGTCGTCACGGATGACCTACCGGAACGAGAGGAAACCGGAACGCCAAACTTGCCCGGTGCCTTCTTGCTGGCTGCGACGCTGTACCTCCTCGGACGGATCGGGATGGACCTCGTGGCCGAGGACGAGCGCGAACTCACGCAATATGCGTTGACGAAATTCGAGGCGATTGAAGGCCTGCATATCTACGGCTCGCATCGGCTCGAGGTGGCGGAGCGCATCGGCGTCGTCACGTTCAACCTGGAGGGCCTTCCGCACGGACTCGTCACGGCGATTCTCAACGACTACTACGGCATCGCCGTCCGCAACGAGTGCTTCTGTGCACAGCCGTTTGTGCGACAATTGCTTGGCATCAGCGACGAGCGCGGTGTGGCGCCGGCGGACTGTACCGATACATGCGGCCCGGAGGATGCTGCGGCAGGAGATGGCGCGCCGCCGCGTGAGCAGCCGGGCATGGTGCGCATCTCGTTTGGCCTCTACAATACGAAAGAGGACGTGGACCGCGCGGCCGATGCTCTTCGGAGCATCATCGACAGAGCCGACGAATTTCGCAACATGTACGAGCCGGTCGGCGACGGAAGTGGCGATTGGGTCCATCGCGAGTTTTCCTTCGATCCCGACGACACGTTTTCTATCGAAGGCGCTGTAGATCGCTGGTTGGAGTCGGCGTAA
- a CDS encoding RNA polymerase sigma factor, with protein MSPTTALGLVLLGLALRDGPEAQELARQIREGDQEAFRAFFDRHHGRLFGYICSRGVPESDAADIVQNAFVYVWTHRSKIDPDRSLRSYLFRIGYTRTLNFFRDRDETPDVDLDLQPDSSTRSPEAETQVSLLRETVDAAIETLPERRRAAFRLCFLEGLSYREAAEALDVTRKTIENHVSHALRDLREALDGFEM; from the coding sequence ATGTCGCCAACGACGGCTCTCGGTCTCGTCCTTCTCGGTCTCGCACTTCGTGATGGACCGGAAGCGCAAGAGCTGGCTCGCCAGATCCGCGAGGGAGATCAAGAGGCCTTTCGGGCGTTTTTCGACCGACACCACGGACGTCTGTTTGGCTACATCTGCAGTCGCGGCGTACCCGAGAGCGATGCGGCGGATATCGTCCAGAATGCGTTCGTGTACGTTTGGACCCATCGCAGCAAGATTGATCCAGACCGTTCGCTTCGGTCCTACCTGTTCCGCATCGGCTACACGCGGACACTCAACTTTTTCCGGGACCGGGACGAGACACCAGACGTGGACCTGGACCTTCAGCCTGACAGCTCTACGCGTTCGCCGGAGGCCGAAACGCAAGTTTCGCTGCTACGGGAAACCGTGGACGCGGCGATCGAGACGCTACCGGAACGCCGTCGTGCTGCCTTCCGCCTCTGCTTTCTTGAAGGCCTGAGTTACCGGGAAGCGGCTGAGGCCCTGGACGTGACGCGGAAGACGATCGAGAATCACGTCTCACACGCGCTGCGAGACCTGCGCGAGGCGCTCGACGGATTCGAGATGTGA
- the fdxA gene encoding ferredoxin FdxA → MPYVVTEPCINCKYTDCVEVCPVDCFYEGPNFLTIQPDECIDCNACVPVCPVEAIYPDDELPEEYQHYTEWNEYLANQWRELGYNITEKSDPMPDAEEWETKEKSEEDILTWDV, encoded by the coding sequence ATGCCGTACGTCGTCACCGAACCCTGCATTAACTGCAAGTACACAGATTGTGTCGAGGTATGCCCCGTAGATTGCTTCTATGAAGGGCCTAACTTTCTCACGATCCAGCCCGACGAGTGCATCGACTGCAACGCCTGCGTGCCCGTCTGCCCGGTCGAAGCCATCTATCCGGATGACGAACTCCCGGAGGAGTACCAGCACTATACGGAATGGAACGAGTATCTCGCCAATCAATGGCGCGAACTCGGGTACAACATCACGGAGAAGTCCGATCCGATGCCAGACGCCGAGGAGTGGGAAACGAAAGAGAAGTCGGAGGAAGACATTCTGACCTGGGACGTGTGA
- the ruvB gene encoding Holliday junction branch migration DNA helicase RuvB, giving the protein MDSARSAPLRPDANATDTDIETQLRPQSLDEFVGQEKIKENLRIFMTAALQRSEALDHVLLSGPPGLGKTTLAYIVANEMAARIRTTSGPVLEKPADIAGVLTNMEEGDVLFIDEIHRLSSVVEEYLYSAMEDYRIDIVIDAGPNARTVQIDLPPFTLIGATTRKGLLTAPLRARFGIDFRYDYYTADLLRQITLRSARILQVDATEDGAYEIARRSRGTPRIANRLLRRTRDFAEVEGDGQITKAIADRALNALDVDEEGLDDMDTRILLTLIENFGGGPTGLKNLAVSVGEDSGTIEEVYEPYLIQEGFLERTPRGRIALPRAYRHFDRTPPKGRGPSLFEEDEQGRGDL; this is encoded by the coding sequence ATGGATTCTGCTCGCTCCGCCCCTCTCCGTCCCGATGCAAATGCGACGGACACCGACATCGAAACTCAACTTCGCCCGCAGTCCCTGGACGAGTTTGTCGGCCAGGAAAAGATCAAGGAGAACCTGCGGATCTTTATGACGGCGGCGCTCCAGCGAAGTGAAGCGCTGGATCATGTGCTGCTGTCCGGTCCACCTGGCCTCGGCAAAACCACTCTGGCCTACATTGTGGCCAACGAAATGGCTGCCCGCATCCGGACGACAAGTGGCCCGGTGCTCGAAAAGCCTGCTGACATTGCGGGGGTCCTAACGAACATGGAGGAGGGAGATGTTCTCTTCATTGACGAGATTCATCGGCTGAGCTCCGTGGTGGAAGAGTACCTTTACTCCGCGATGGAGGACTATCGAATCGACATTGTCATCGACGCGGGACCGAACGCGAGGACTGTTCAGATCGATTTGCCTCCGTTTACGCTTATCGGAGCGACCACCCGAAAGGGCCTGCTCACGGCTCCCCTCCGCGCACGATTCGGAATTGATTTCCGATACGATTACTACACGGCGGATCTCCTCCGACAAATCACGCTTCGCTCCGCTCGTATCCTTCAGGTTGATGCGACTGAGGATGGCGCCTACGAGATTGCTCGTCGCTCTCGCGGTACGCCGCGTATTGCCAACCGACTCCTGCGACGCACGCGAGACTTTGCTGAAGTGGAAGGCGACGGACAGATCACAAAGGCCATCGCAGACCGAGCGCTGAATGCGCTGGATGTCGATGAAGAAGGACTCGATGACATGGATACGCGGATCCTTCTGACCCTGATCGAAAATTTTGGTGGCGGCCCGACCGGATTGAAAAATCTCGCCGTGTCCGTCGGCGAGGACTCCGGCACGATCGAGGAGGTCTACGAACCCTATTTGATTCAGGAGGGATTTCTTGAACGGACACCACGCGGGCGAATCGCACTGCCGCGTGCCTACCGTCACTTCGATCGAACACCGCCAAAAGGACGCGGGCCCTCGCTCTTTGAGGAGGATGAGCAAGGACGCGGTGATCTGTAG
- the mltA gene encoding murein transglycosylase A: MYSRFCLGLCLITVLSVIGCSSSDEAQREAEATFSLQPIEPRQLDGWRPTGAARALQAFQRSCDALRDRPSDARMVPDRPVFGTTEDWMPVCEKALSLPDTSNAEAQRFFSRSFRPYHVAMGKDRDGLFTGYYEPQLRGARTKSSVFSEPLHRPPTDLIRIHLGDFRSSLDGERLFGRVEGNRLVPYYEREKIEEGILEGRGLEIVYVDSRVDKFFLQIQGSGRVILPDSSLIRVGYAAANGQPYRAIGRDLIQMGEVAREDMSMQAIRQWMADHPERAEDLMNRNRSYVFFQERTDLDAREGPIGAQGVPLTAGHSLAVDSRFLPYGAPLWLSSYRPLTEDELSAGATPADTIDGTPVARLRRLMIAQDTGGAIRGAVRGDVFWGAGERAADVAGRMKSPGSYVVFLPASLAP, from the coding sequence GTGTACTCCCGCTTCTGCCTCGGACTCTGTCTTATCACGGTGCTGTCTGTCATCGGCTGCTCTTCGTCGGATGAAGCGCAACGAGAGGCAGAGGCAACCTTCAGCCTTCAGCCGATTGAGCCTCGCCAGCTTGATGGGTGGCGTCCGACGGGCGCTGCCAGAGCGTTGCAAGCCTTTCAGCGCTCTTGTGACGCGCTTCGAGATCGTCCCTCCGATGCTCGGATGGTGCCCGACCGGCCGGTCTTTGGTACAACCGAGGACTGGATGCCCGTATGCGAGAAGGCCCTCAGTCTCCCGGACACATCCAACGCCGAGGCGCAGCGATTCTTCAGTCGGTCGTTTCGGCCGTACCATGTGGCAATGGGAAAGGACCGGGACGGGTTGTTTACCGGATACTACGAACCGCAATTACGAGGCGCGCGGACAAAATCGAGCGTGTTCTCCGAGCCGCTGCACAGGCCTCCAACAGACCTCATCCGGATCCATCTTGGCGATTTCCGTTCTTCCCTTGACGGTGAGCGGCTCTTTGGCCGGGTCGAAGGGAATCGCCTGGTGCCGTACTACGAACGGGAGAAAATTGAGGAAGGGATTCTCGAGGGGCGCGGTCTTGAGATCGTCTACGTCGACAGCCGGGTGGATAAGTTTTTTCTTCAGATCCAGGGCTCGGGGCGCGTCATCCTGCCCGATTCCAGCTTGATCCGGGTTGGGTACGCAGCAGCGAACGGTCAGCCGTACCGTGCGATCGGGCGCGATCTAATTCAGATGGGTGAGGTCGCGCGGGAGGACATGTCGATGCAGGCGATTCGCCAGTGGATGGCCGATCATCCGGAGCGCGCGGAGGACCTGATGAATCGCAATCGGTCGTACGTCTTTTTCCAGGAGCGGACAGATCTCGACGCACGGGAGGGCCCGATCGGTGCCCAGGGCGTTCCGCTGACGGCCGGTCATTCTCTCGCTGTTGACTCACGATTCCTGCCATATGGCGCGCCGCTCTGGTTGTCGTCGTATCGCCCGTTGACGGAGGACGAACTGAGCGCGGGAGCCACTCCAGCAGATACAATCGACGGGACGCCCGTGGCTCGCCTGCGACGGCTTATGATCGCGCAGGATACCGGCGGGGCCATTCGCGGTGCTGTACGCGGCGACGTGTTCTGGGGGGCGGGAGAGCGAGCAGCCGACGTCGCGGGACGCATGAAGTCGCCGGGCTCCTACGTCGTCTTTCTGCCGGCGTCACTAGCACCGTAG
- a CDS encoding FecR family protein, which translates to MSAPSESDRFLARRLGVLLDDDRMRLRDLDVTDLEVASSQDAPFAQALLQYRRETLDARPSPRPEQTERIWAGIEREMEEPSRASSPDAPREDRAPRRSRSTVPGRVQWAAFALLVVGAIGVTWFVLQPDPLREILVAQSGEQVQTLTTADGSTIRLRPNSTLHRVEVTGADRYRLEGEAQFSVPSRSTIPFEVQAGEARVTVLGTEFTVRTWTREPQVYLSEGTVAVSHVPSSRADTLRPGQQAAISGRSITVEEADPASFVGWIEQRLSFTRRSAESVARELEQQYAVDIVLPQSIRAETISGELILEGREQTLADFAAVLGGSFDRGQDETYQFSSDASRP; encoded by the coding sequence ATGTCTGCCCCCTCTGAATCGGATCGCTTCCTCGCGCGACGTCTCGGCGTATTGCTGGATGACGATCGGATGCGGCTTCGCGATCTTGATGTCACAGATCTGGAGGTTGCTTCCTCGCAGGATGCGCCCTTCGCACAGGCTCTCCTACAGTATCGGCGAGAGACGCTGGACGCCCGGCCGTCTCCACGTCCAGAGCAGACGGAGCGGATCTGGGCGGGGATTGAGCGAGAGATGGAGGAACCATCTCGTGCATCGAGCCCCGACGCGCCTCGTGAGGATCGAGCGCCACGCCGCTCTCGATCAACCGTGCCGGGGCGCGTGCAATGGGCGGCATTTGCTCTGCTCGTGGTCGGAGCGATCGGTGTCACCTGGTTCGTGCTTCAGCCTGATCCGCTGCGCGAGATTCTGGTTGCCCAGTCCGGAGAGCAGGTGCAGACGCTGACGACCGCCGACGGCTCGACCATTCGCCTGCGACCCAACTCGACGCTTCATCGCGTAGAAGTGACGGGAGCCGATCGGTACCGCCTCGAGGGAGAAGCACAGTTTTCTGTCCCGTCTCGCTCGACGATTCCGTTTGAGGTTCAGGCCGGTGAGGCACGGGTAACCGTTCTCGGGACGGAATTTACCGTCCGGACGTGGACACGAGAGCCACAGGTCTACCTTTCTGAAGGCACAGTTGCCGTTTCCCACGTGCCGTCGTCTCGCGCCGACACGCTTCGGCCGGGACAGCAGGCTGCCATCTCGGGTCGTTCGATTACGGTCGAGGAGGCAGATCCGGCCTCGTTCGTGGGCTGGATCGAACAACGCCTGAGCTTCACCCGGCGTTCAGCAGAATCCGTCGCTCGTGAGCTCGAACAGCAGTATGCCGTCGACATCGTGTTGCCACAGTCGATCCGCGCTGAAACGATATCTGGGGAGTTGATCCTCGAAGGTCGTGAGCAGACATTGGCGGACTTTGCGGCGGTCCTCGGAGGTTCATTCGATCGCGGACAAGACGAAACATATCAGTTTTCATCGGACGCCTCACGTCCGTAG
- a CDS encoding Bax inhibitor-1/YccA family protein — protein MPDSSPAIDASQVSWTPVADLDTSTRAAFIWQTYLHVAAAIIGFALLEVFLFSSGLAEPIAQAMLSVNWLIPLGAFMVVGWLATRTAHRTESISKQYLALAGFVVAEAILFVPLLVMAHYTAGGGVIESAAWVTLLGFAGLTGIAFYTRKDFSFLRGVMIWGGFAALGLIVAGSIFGFQLGTFFSIGMVALAGASILYDTSNVIHHFPKDRYVAAALQLFASVAMMFWYILSLMSSE, from the coding sequence ATGCCCGATTCCTCCCCTGCCATCGACGCGTCCCAGGTTTCCTGGACGCCTGTCGCGGACCTCGACACGTCGACTCGCGCGGCGTTTATCTGGCAGACCTATCTCCACGTGGCCGCTGCCATCATCGGCTTCGCCCTACTGGAGGTCTTTCTGTTTTCCTCCGGCCTTGCCGAACCGATCGCGCAGGCCATGTTGAGCGTGAACTGGCTCATCCCCCTGGGCGCATTTATGGTCGTCGGCTGGCTCGCGACGCGCACGGCCCACCGAACGGAATCCATCTCGAAGCAATACCTCGCTCTCGCGGGCTTCGTCGTGGCGGAGGCCATTCTCTTCGTGCCCTTGCTCGTCATGGCTCATTATACAGCAGGCGGGGGCGTCATCGAAAGTGCAGCCTGGGTGACGCTGCTCGGCTTCGCGGGCCTTACGGGCATCGCCTTTTACACACGCAAAGATTTCAGCTTCCTCCGCGGAGTGATGATCTGGGGTGGGTTCGCGGCCCTCGGCCTAATCGTTGCCGGATCGATCTTTGGCTTTCAACTCGGAACGTTTTTCTCGATCGGCATGGTCGCCCTCGCCGGCGCCTCCATTCTGTATGACACGTCGAACGTGATCCACCACTTTCCGAAAGATCGCTACGTCGCGGCGGCGCTTCAGCTGTTCGCCTCCGTCGCCATGATGTTCTGGTACATCCTGAGCTTGATGTCGAGCGAATGA
- a CDS encoding methylglyoxal synthase, with the protein MPEAPVLALIAHDGKKADLISFAHKHADLLRQFQLVATGTTGQMLIDELDLDVVRYHSGPLGGDVQIASRIVEGNVYAVVFFIDPLGKHPHEPDIQTLLRACNVHNVPIATNESTARLIVERRAVQDSLPNRDSDDAS; encoded by the coding sequence ATGCCCGAAGCTCCTGTTCTCGCCTTGATTGCTCATGACGGCAAAAAGGCTGATCTGATTTCATTTGCTCACAAGCACGCGGACCTGCTTCGTCAATTCCAGCTCGTGGCCACCGGAACCACCGGGCAGATGCTCATTGATGAACTTGATCTCGACGTCGTGCGCTACCACTCCGGTCCACTTGGCGGAGATGTCCAGATTGCGTCTCGCATCGTCGAGGGAAATGTCTACGCCGTTGTGTTCTTCATCGACCCGCTGGGCAAGCACCCGCACGAACCGGACATTCAGACGCTTCTCCGGGCGTGTAACGTCCACAATGTGCCCATCGCGACGAACGAGTCGACCGCCCGTCTGATCGTTGAGCGACGGGCTGTTCAAGACTCGTTGCCGAATCGAGATAGCGACGATGCTAGTTGA